In one window of Tachypleus tridentatus isolate NWPU-2018 chromosome 2, ASM421037v1, whole genome shotgun sequence DNA:
- the LOC143244378 gene encoding uncharacterized protein LOC143244378 isoform X1, producing the protein MAAINLKDKIDGHELDLSLNELSEVPVKELAALPKATHIDLSCNRISSLPNNFATLNHIIRLDLSKNELKELPRNIGNMTRLQHLDLYGNKLTMLPLTFCRLKNLKWLDLKNNPLEPKLKAVAGDCLDEKQCQQCAKKVVSFMQSIESDLEREKQKRLKEDREREAARKAAEEKEQERQRKLKKAEKERRRAEKRSQKERIRMEQFEKNLAKEFIDDKQTNGILPKEEKQKKKGSCLRSFVMIILLLMLSVTGYFGVLCVYMGHKIRSTDDLIYAVEDVWHFSKSKTVLWWLVLTNYCAPLWEASQHAGRNTYITLQNYAAYTWEVCGVYTDALRNALLSIIGKIYEVFREK; encoded by the exons ATGGCTGCAATAAATTTGAAAGACAAGATAGATGGTCATGAGTTGGATCTTAGCCTCAACGAATTGTCAGAAGTGCCTGTCAAGGAATTG GCTGCTCTCCCGAAAGCAACTCATATTGACTTATCATGTAACAGGATTTCCAGTTTGCCT AACAATTTTGCTACCTTGAATCACATTATAAGACTGGACTTgagtaaaaatgaattaaaagagCTGCCACGTAACATCGGAAATATGACCCGTCTTCAGCATTTGGATTTGTATGGCAATAAGTTGACGATGTTGCCTCTCACCTTCTGCCGACTAAAGAACTTGAAGTGGTTAGATTTGAAAAACAACCCATTAGAACCAAAACTTAAGGCTGTTGCTGGAGATTGTCTGGATGAGAAACAGTGTCAACAGTGTGCCAAAAAA GTTGTATCCTTCATGCAGAGCATAGAATCAGATTTGGAACGTGAGAAGCAAAAAAGATTAAAGGAAGACCGTG AAAGAGAAGCTGCCAGGAAAGCAGCTGAGGAAAAGGAACAGGAGCgtcaaagaaaactgaaaaaggCGGAAAAGGAACGACGGAGAGCTGAGAAAAGATCTCAAAAGGAACGTATCAGAATGGAACAGTTTGAGAAAAATCTGGCAAAAGAATTTAttgatg ataaacaaacaaatggtatTCTTCCAAAAGAagagaagcaaaaaaaaaaag GGTCCTGTCTGAGGTCCTTTGTAATGATTATCTTGCTCTTGATGTTGTCCGTGACAGGATACTTCGGAGTCCTCTGTGTGTATATGGGACATAAAATTAGATCTACAGATGACTTAATCTATGCCGTAGAGGATGTGTGGCACTTCTCAAAGTCGAAAACTGTTTTGTGGTGGCTAGTGTTAACAAATTATTGTGCACCTCTGTGGGAGGCTTCACAACATGCTGGAAGAAACACATATATCACATTACAGAATTATGCTGCATACACATGGGAGGTTTGTGGAGTCTATACTGATGCCTTGAGAAATGCTTTGCTCTCTATTATTGGTAAAATTTATGAAGTTTTCAGAGAAAAGTGA
- the LOC143244378 gene encoding uncharacterized protein LOC143244378 isoform X2 translates to MAAINLKDKIDGHELDLSLNELSEVPVKELNNFATLNHIIRLDLSKNELKELPRNIGNMTRLQHLDLYGNKLTMLPLTFCRLKNLKWLDLKNNPLEPKLKAVAGDCLDEKQCQQCAKKVVSFMQSIESDLEREKQKRLKEDREREAARKAAEEKEQERQRKLKKAEKERRRAEKRSQKERIRMEQFEKNLAKEFIDDKQTNGILPKEEKQKKKGSCLRSFVMIILLLMLSVTGYFGVLCVYMGHKIRSTDDLIYAVEDVWHFSKSKTVLWWLVLTNYCAPLWEASQHAGRNTYITLQNYAAYTWEVCGVYTDALRNALLSIIGKIYEVFREK, encoded by the exons ATGGCTGCAATAAATTTGAAAGACAAGATAGATGGTCATGAGTTGGATCTTAGCCTCAACGAATTGTCAGAAGTGCCTGTCAAGGAATTG AACAATTTTGCTACCTTGAATCACATTATAAGACTGGACTTgagtaaaaatgaattaaaagagCTGCCACGTAACATCGGAAATATGACCCGTCTTCAGCATTTGGATTTGTATGGCAATAAGTTGACGATGTTGCCTCTCACCTTCTGCCGACTAAAGAACTTGAAGTGGTTAGATTTGAAAAACAACCCATTAGAACCAAAACTTAAGGCTGTTGCTGGAGATTGTCTGGATGAGAAACAGTGTCAACAGTGTGCCAAAAAA GTTGTATCCTTCATGCAGAGCATAGAATCAGATTTGGAACGTGAGAAGCAAAAAAGATTAAAGGAAGACCGTG AAAGAGAAGCTGCCAGGAAAGCAGCTGAGGAAAAGGAACAGGAGCgtcaaagaaaactgaaaaaggCGGAAAAGGAACGACGGAGAGCTGAGAAAAGATCTCAAAAGGAACGTATCAGAATGGAACAGTTTGAGAAAAATCTGGCAAAAGAATTTAttgatg ataaacaaacaaatggtatTCTTCCAAAAGAagagaagcaaaaaaaaaaag GGTCCTGTCTGAGGTCCTTTGTAATGATTATCTTGCTCTTGATGTTGTCCGTGACAGGATACTTCGGAGTCCTCTGTGTGTATATGGGACATAAAATTAGATCTACAGATGACTTAATCTATGCCGTAGAGGATGTGTGGCACTTCTCAAAGTCGAAAACTGTTTTGTGGTGGCTAGTGTTAACAAATTATTGTGCACCTCTGTGGGAGGCTTCACAACATGCTGGAAGAAACACATATATCACATTACAGAATTATGCTGCATACACATGGGAGGTTTGTGGAGTCTATACTGATGCCTTGAGAAATGCTTTGCTCTCTATTATTGGTAAAATTTATGAAGTTTTCAGAGAAAAGTGA
- the LOC143244375 gene encoding uncharacterized protein LOC143244375, whose amino-acid sequence MQQINKDCKIKRVKLNGAQKRKQAKKNQQKALDLVAETGKLIFSLNLLNMIFQIKTHLCHQKSLALYLTLTRLKLNQAPLLQVPLVNSSNISSINVDASCSTRQSEVEIISKNEIFLDFGKMLQSTKDEKTKAKDPGLWLDLSADDVTYWIACGPTDCQHHNEPFGKSCRTFNSGKLTRYCHKNISLG is encoded by the exons atgcagcaaatcaataaag aCTGCAAGATTAAACGTGTTAAACTGAATGGTGCACAAAAAAGAAAACaggcaaaaaagaaccaacaaaaggctttggatttagtagCCGAGACTGGAAAGTtaattttttcactcaacttactcaacatgatcttccaaatcaaaacccatctctgccatcagaagtcacttgcTCTGTATCTGACTCtaacaagattgaagttgaaccaagctccacTCCTACAAGTACCACTTGTAAATTCTTCTAATATCTCTAGtattaatgttgatgcaagttgctctacaagacagtctgaagttgaaataatttctaaaaatgaaatttttctCGACtttggtaaaatgcttcagtctacaaaagatgaaaaaactaaagcaaaagatccagggttgtggctcgatttaTCTGCTGATGATGTGacttattggattgcttgtggacccactgactgtcaacaccacaatgagccatttggcaaatcttgccgGACTTTCAATAGTGGCAAACTAACGAGATACTGtcacaaaaacatttctttaggGTAA